A genomic segment from Nocardia cyriacigeorgica GUH-2 encodes:
- a CDS encoding NADPH-dependent FMN reductase, whose translation MAVTVVVGNPKPGSRTSTAATLLAEALRPESTPTVVDLVSLGPALLSWGDPRVAETVRTVAESELVVFASPTFKATYTGLLKLFLEQFDGGTGLAGVVAVPLMLGAGPAHALAPDLLLKPVLVELGATTPLPGLYLSDRTFQDDGVIAEYARRWRPVVDALTRTGVPNHG comes from the coding sequence GTGGCAGTGACGGTGGTGGTCGGCAATCCGAAACCGGGCTCGCGCACATCGACCGCGGCGACGTTGCTCGCCGAAGCTTTGCGGCCGGAGTCCACGCCAACGGTGGTGGATCTGGTGTCGTTGGGGCCCGCCCTGCTGTCGTGGGGTGATCCGCGGGTCGCCGAGACGGTGCGCACGGTCGCCGAATCGGAGTTGGTGGTCTTCGCCAGCCCCACTTTCAAAGCCACCTACACCGGCCTGCTGAAACTGTTCCTCGAACAGTTCGACGGCGGAACCGGATTGGCCGGCGTGGTGGCGGTACCTCTGATGCTCGGTGCGGGCCCGGCGCACGCTCTCGCGCCCGACCTGCTGCTCAAACCGGTCCTGGTGGAACTCGGCGCCACCACGCCGTTGCCCGGGCTCTACCTGTCGGATCGCACCTTCCAGGACGACGGCGTCATCGCCGAATACGCGCGGCGGTGGCGGCCGGTGGTCGACGCGCTGACCAGAACGGGAGTACCGAATCATGGATGA